The following is a genomic window from Amphiura filiformis chromosome 4, Afil_fr2py, whole genome shotgun sequence.
tggcagttgttccaaatctaccttacacatagagtgcgctgacattcaaattttagatgtctcttggacaaacattaaaattgggtatcgctataaaatgtgtcataaaaacaaaacggtaaatgctaattcctttatttcttcacacaaggttgctgatgaatatatcttatataaaatgttttcaaacctaaaaggttTAACTCGGTTCTTTAATGAAAATGGATtcctttctctattgcactttttttgactcaccctgtatttaaatttaaatgaggTTAGTGAAATGTAACCGTATAAACCAATGCAAGAATTCCAAGTAATTTATAAGGAAATATAAAATTATCTGCGATATACCATTTTATTTCTATACATTTCTTCATAGTACTTCATACTGCGATCACAGCAGTACAAGACATCCTCAGATAGTTCTGATCTATCAGGTAACCTGGACGGTTTGCTGAAACGAATGCTTGCAAAAGTCTCACGATGATGTCCAATATGGTTATAGACATTAATTTGTTCTTTAGCGGTCATCCAAAGCTGATCCATACACTCTCTACCCGGTGTCCACCGGAGTAAGTCATCACTATAGGGTATACCTACTGCTTCGCAATATGATTTCAACACACGACCTGGATCAGCTAATAGGTCATCTGTGTCAATAATCACTGGGTTTGGATCGAAATGCTCTTTCACGTACAGATACAGATCGTATTGCTCTTCATAGTGAAAACCCAACGGTAGATGGTGACTTGGTTGATCAGTTATCTTAAGTTTATTATTATCTTCATCAGTTCCTCTATTAATCATCCTTTTCCACGAGTCAAAAACTCTATAGGGATGGCAGATAAGAAACGTATGTCGATAGCCTGTCGGTAGTTGCCCATAATAACCCGCTATACCCCAACACATGTCCTTAACAAATATCACTTTCTTGTCTGGTAATGGTGCCTCAAGTTGCTCCTTAATCCAGTTATATGACTTATCGCCCGCAAAATATCCACCTAGAAAGAAACAGTAATGATATCAGTTATAGTATGTTTAGCTGATTTACACATTATGGATCAATCGAATCAAACTTTACATTCCAAACATTGTAAATAGTTGCATGATCTGTACCTGAACTGTAATTCTCTTTAGCAATCAATAAAACGTATAAactgaaatacaaaaatattttaatatcaacTCATCACAATATCTCTGCTCTAGCATATACTCTGTGCACTTCGGCAACATTACCAGTCCTATTATGATCTAAGGGGACATTCATTTTGTTCCAAAGAGAGGTCCCAAACATGTGAGTTCATATTTATTCCGCAACAAATCGAGGAGGGGTCATCAAATTATCGAAGGGCTTGTGACTAATGCCGTCATAATTGAGATAAAATTGCAGTGGCAGTAAATATATTCGCGAGCTACGAGTGCATACTTTCCACCGTAACTATAGAGAGATCATCTATAGCCCAATTTCCATGGGACATTTTCTGACCTTTTAGAATAAGCTGTTTTGCTTCTGTGGGTGCGGAATAGGGGAACATACACTTTTTCAACCCGAGACATATTGGACCCCCCTTTCGAAAAAATGACTACACCACAATGCAGGACACAATtagttatccgtgttctataagctgcatatcctatcagcgactgctataccttgtttaagactttcaaaagaagtacctgcatgtgcaacgaatgactttttcaaaatagcccgccaaagtcatccAGGTATagctccgaggtcgtgcattgaattggtttgaatgaggaatactacgtgaaccagcgccttttgttataagtcacgcatgagtaaagtggataacctctatcgaAACACCTACTAAGGTCACATGGATTTTGGTTGTAAATATCTTACATTTCAAacgagataagataagataatatTCTGTTTGACACACTGGAATCGCATCTGTGACTCGGAGAATAGTTCACATGCATATATCCCTACAGTATCATCAAATTTGCGCTCTTAAATACACAGTCCAGAATGCAAGATTTAATGCAGCAGCTGATCATCAGCCCAAATAATCAACTTGATGTTAACTTGGGAATATTGTGTTAGGAAATCCTAAGGAATTTAATATTTGTATTTCACGttgttttttcaatttcatttggttatttgtttgtttgtttaacggGGTCTCTATGCGTAGAGACGTTCAAGTAACGCTTAGGTCAGGAGGGACCAGGCAAATTGCACAATCCAGACCAAAAAGCCTACCTACATGAATATTAAACCATGCTGAActtatgaaaagaaaagaaagaacgaTATTTGAAAATACAAAGCAAGGCCACTCCCAACAGAAG
Proteins encoded in this region:
- the LOC140150439 gene encoding uncharacterized protein, with the protein product MATSGESNGCNQATARVMLWCVPRSTSTAFLKCMTYVPNSQVWLEPYLMHYLFSSHGNNREQVVSFFQDIWKATEKEEIDEFGARITSGGYFAGDKSYNWIKEQLEAPLPDKKVIFVKDMCWGIAGYYGQLPTGYRHTFLICHPYRVFDSWKRMINRGTDEDNNKLKITDQPSHHLPLGFHYEEQYDLYLYVKEHFDPNPVIIDTDDLLADPGRVLKSYCEAVGIPYSDDLLRWTPGRECMDQLWMTAKEQINVYNHIGHHRETFASIRFSKPSRLPDRSELSEDVLYCCDRSMKYYEEMYRNKMVYRR